aaaattctttCGAAAGCTTGGGGATAAATAGTGCATTAACGCATTCTAGATTAATAAATTACAGTTCTCATGAATTTACCAGAAAACTATGTTTCTCAAGAAGTGCCTATGTTTCTCAAGAAGTGCAAGCTCTAACTACCTGGTTTCTCGCAGTCCTCATGGAACACCTATATAGGTGATGCTGGGACTAGAGGAGTCTCGGGCGGAGAGCGTCGCAGAGTTTCAATCGGTGTTGACATAATTCATGGACCATCCTTGCTCTTCCTAGATGAGCCAACTTCGGGTCTAGACTCTACTAGTGCTTACAGTGTAATCGAGAAGGTGCGGGACATTGCACGATCTGGTAGCACCGTAATCCTCACGATTCATCAACCCTCATCTAGAATCCAACTTCTCCTTGATCATATGATTGTCCTTGCTCGCGGCCAGCTCATGTATCAAGGATCACCGCAAAATGTCACTCTACATCTTAGTCGAATGGGGAGAAAGGTCCCCAAGGGTGAAAGTGCAATAGAGTTCCTTATTGATGTGATACAAGAATATGATCAATCTGAATTCGGAGTCGAGGTAGTTGCTGAATTTGCAAGAAGCGGACGAAAACCACCACAACTGACAGAAGAGGAAATGTCTGTTTCAACAGCTGCCCCAACACCACCCCCAGCTAATCGTGGTCACGATTGGAAAAACAACAGGCGCCTTGCATTGAAAGCAAGTGAAGATTCCGATAATGGTTTTGATCATAGTGTGAGGAGCCCATACAATAATACATCAAGATCATGGAGTGCTAGCCACATAGGAGTTGTGCACCAACTCAGGTTCACCCCCACAAGAAAACGTACTGATCAAAAAGCTCCAAACCCAATGAGGTAAAGCAGTTATATTTTTAAGCAATTTGGACCTTCAGAAGAAAACTTATTATATTTAGAGACAACAAGCTGAAATTCTTCCATGAATTACGCAGTTCATCGCCTGGCTATTATACATACTCAAGTGACATCCTGCCAGGGACGCCGACACCTCACAGCAGCGACTATACCGTGAACGAAAATGATTACCTGACTCCAGATGTTGCTCCGAAGACAGTTCAACACTTGGGGCCCAAATTTGCAAATTCCATCTTCCCAGAGATTTGGATTCTCATTCGCCGTAACTTCAAGAACATTAGGCGTACACCTGAGCTTTTTCTCTCCAGACTTGTAGTCCTAACTGTCATGGGCGTTATGATGGCTACGATGTTCATGAACCCGAAAATCAGCATGCAAGGCATCACCAATCGCCTTAGCTTTGTTATCTTCACTGTCTgtctcttcttcttctcttccaACGATGCAGTACCGGCTTTCATCCAAGAGCGCTTCATTTTTGTTCGCGAAACTTCCCATAATGCCTATAGAGCCTCTACTTACACCATAGCGGGCCTCATCACATACCTTCCTTTCCTTGCACTACAAGCTGGTGTCTATGCTTGTATTGTTTGGAAAGCCTTGGAGCTTAGGGGACCATTCTACTATTTCTTTATTGTTCTCTATGCCTCCCTTCTTTCAACCAACTCATTTGTGATGTTTGTGAGCTCAGTGGTGCCTAACTATATCTTAGGGTACGCAGCAGTCATCGCTTTTACCGCACTCTTTTTCTTGTTTTGTGGCTACTTCATGAATAGCCATGACATTCCGTTGTACTGGAAATGGATGAACAAGGTTTCCACCATGACATATCCATATGAAGGGCTCTTGATGAACCAGTATCAGACTAATCAAACTTTTGGTTACGATCCAAACATGAAACCTGTAACCGGATTTGGCATCTTAAGTTCACTTGAAATTAGTACCGTAGAATTCAAGAAGTGGGAAAATGTTATTATAATGATAGGTTGGGCTGCTTTTTATAGGTTGTGTTTCTATATAGTGCTTCGTTTCGGATCAAAGAACAAGAGGACATAGACAAATCAAGGAAAAGGATGATGCTGAAAGTGCTTAATATTTTGCTTCATCCAAGTGatctgttcttttttttttttttttttgagtaaaCTAATATGTAATTGTTTTCTTCTCAAGATATTTGGATAATACTTATAGAACGCATGAGCTAGCATCAATGCAGATACATTCACCAAGGGAGAAaacaaaatttatgttttttttctaTAATCAACGTTAAGAAAAAGAAATAGTCAACAAGAAATCGCTAGTTTAATTTTGCAAGCTTGGTTGGAATCACTGACTACAGGCTTCAATATAACAAGAAATCATGGAAACAAACAATGGAAGAGACCTTGCAAATTATTTACCATACCCCAATCAAACTGCAAAAAGAGAAACATGTACGAAAGTGCAAATTGTTTTGGCAGTATGTATGTATCAGCAAGGGACAATGTTTAGTGCTTGGAATATACCTCCTAATCTTTGTAAGCATCGAAGAGACCCAACCAAAAATAGGCTAACCAACTTAAACACTTTGTCACAGTGTTGTCTAATATATTTGATCCATTCGACAAAACAAAGAGTCCATCTTTCAGCTATGTATACATAGATTAAGCTTGTCTTAGACATGTGTTAAAGATACAAATTCCTCTAACTAATAGGCATCTTATTATTAAGAGTAGTGCCAGTTTTATAATGCTTAAAAAAATTACTTCTGgctaaaaaaaaaacacttttagaagaaaaattgtgttaaataaattttttttaactgaAATTTTTGACTTTTTAAAGAGGTTTTTTAAAGATGCTTTTGAAAAGTACTTAAAAGGAAAAGCTAAACCTCTCCTAAAAGcacttttagtgcttaattaaATTTTCACCCTTCTAATAAGATAGTACTTTCTCTTTTTTTgtgcttaattacaaatgtgataaaatcattaattaaaaataaaaaaatattttttaaaatactaattacaaatatttaatagttatatttaaatatttaaaatatagtttatatattctaattaaattttataaataattaatatttattgcttaaaaatatttaaaatttatatttaatatattaaaatattaacaacaagttataacaattttttatattcttactaaaatataataatattaactaatttaaatattatttaaatgcatatttgttacttgataataacatgtctaaaatgaacattttatttctcaaaagaacTTTTTGACAAcaatgctaaacactcaaattttaaactaaacttttcaaaaacacttttcaaAAGCTCTGTCAAACTAGCCCTAAGATTTTATGAGCTTATGAATTTAGTTGTGATTAGACAGGATAATTTATCAAAAAAGGAAAAGGGCCAAGAAGAGCCTATTATCCTCTAGAACCAACAAGcataaaagccaaaatcaaaAGGATGAAGACAGCATATGTCATTTTCTTTTTGTTGATTAAATGTTTGCTTCATTCTTCAACATGTTAACATAGAAAAACTTTAGGATTACCTCCTTAGATGCACTTGCCTTCAAATATATAACTAATCTACTGGATATTCCTCTTTGCTTTCTCTAGATATCCCTAGGTTAACGAACCTAGGTTGGGCTTATGAATATGGGTATGATATAGACAGGATGGTTTATCAGAAAAAGAAAAGGGCCAAAAATAGCCAGTTGTCCTTTAGAACCAACAAGTATAAAAGCCAAAACCAAAAGGATGAAGACAACAAAATGTCATTTTCTTTTTGTTGATTAAATATTTGCTTCATTCTTCAACAACATGTCAGCATATAGGGGCGAATTTAGAACAATTTTTTAGCGGcgattgaaattttatttttttataagtctatatctttataaattttaaaagattaaatcaaatttttataattttaagggggcaaagtgtaattttacatttactactttaaatttttaaaacaatttagagaacttaaatgataatttttcattttagggggccGGGGCCACGCCCCCTCCCTAGAATCACCTCTGTCAACATATAAAAACTTTGGGATTACTTCCTCAGACGCACTTGCCTTCAAACATATAAGTATATAACCAATCTACTGGATATTCCTTTTTACTTCCTCTGGCTATCCCTAAGTACTGAACCCCAAAAGAAAACATGGAAAAAATCATTAAATACATTTTCTTCGTCATCTTCACctgctttttctttttcttttctttcatcgAAAAACAACTCCTTTTTCGTTTGCGAAACTTCTCATTCTTCTTACAGACCTCAATTTACCATACATTTAGTTTCATCATTCACAATGGTTTTCCTGCACTAGAAGTTGTTATTACGAATTGTTATAAAAGCTTTTATTGCATGGAAAGCTACCATAGCCATTCAATGTTCTATTTATTGTTGTTGACCACTTCTATTTATCAACCAAAATAGACCCTTTTTATAAGGAAAATGCCTACTCAAAGCTTTTGTTAGTTCATTATAAAGTAAGTTATATAGACATCTTTACTTTCATATAGCTCGTTTTTGCCTTTTTACATGGCTAGTTATTGTATAGAAATATGATATTCATGGTGTCCCTGTAAtacccctaacttgtatccgtcgcgggactagggttaaaggcgttatcgGACAAAatagaacattttacaaatatttcATATACATAATTCTCAAACCATATTCAAGCATCCGCAataagtcccttacttaggtcATAGAGACCTTAAActtgcattagaaaggggtcgggactaaaccgagcttatACAATttttttcgaaacttaaacatttttcaaagttgtacagatcacacgcccgtgtgaacaggccatgtgcctcacacagctttagacacacccgtgtgtataggccatgtcaaaacagggcatacatactaacttgtccacacagccacaagacatgcccatgtgccaagccgtgtgaaaattagggaggctattgacttgggtcacactgtaacaccccttacccgtatccgtcgccggaacagggtacaaggtatTAACAAATCATATTACATACTATGTAATAAAACcaagacaaaaatatggcgtgcaattagatcatgaatcattataacatatgcctttaacaatactagccaatttcaaaggcttcgtacaaaataatcggtcaaatactataattaatattttaaacctagacaattatgacacgtaacaaaataactaagtctactatacatgccataattcaaaatgttcagtttaaatacccaaaagtattgatagtgtaggcAAATCTTCAACGATCtttgactcctgtgcaagctggacgacactataaaacaaaagagagaaaagaaagtaagcttatagcttagtaagcaagtatataaataatgaataaagaatttaatatgtttacacaataactcaagtgtatctactttttaattttactatttactccactttggtcaaactgtctctcctgcgtcatattcactaaataaatcatatctcgagttaaaaaactcgaaattcatatccgtaaaatttttcctgaaactagactcatattaattcttattaaaatttttctagaatttttggtccagccaattagtac
This is a stretch of genomic DNA from Gossypium arboreum isolate Shixiya-1 chromosome 11, ASM2569848v2, whole genome shotgun sequence. It encodes these proteins:
- the LOC108471931 gene encoding ABC transporter G family member STR2-like, yielding MGHRYGYPPATVIDIGEGPLNFTGGLQYVDLTYTVTKQKKVEGKWLKQEVDLLNRITGSAPKGCITAVMGPSGAGKSTFLDGLAGRIASGSLKGRVYLDGKPMSPSLIKRTSAYIMQDDRLFPMLTVYETLMFAADFRLGPISRVEKRQRVEKLIDQLGLTSSWNTYIGDAGTRGVSGGERRRVSIGVDIIHGPSLLFLDEPTSGLDSTSAYSVIEKVRDIARSGSTVILTIHQPSSRIQLLLDHMIVLARGQLMYQGSPQNVTLHLSRMGRKVPKGESAIEFLIDVIQEYDQSEFGVEVVAEFARSGRKPPQLTEEEMSVSTAAPTPPPANRGHDWKNNRRLALKASEDSDNGFDHSVRSPYNNTSRSWSASHIGVVHQLRFTPTRKRTDQKAPNPMSSSPGYYTYSSDILPGTPTPHSSDYTVNENDYLTPDVAPKTVQHLGPKFANSIFPEIWILIRRNFKNIRRTPELFLSRLVVLTVMGVMMATMFMNPKISMQGITNRLSFVIFTVCLFFFSSNDAVPAFIQERFIFVRETSHNAYRASTYTIAGLITYLPFLALQAGVYACIVWKALELRGPFYYFFIVLYASLLSTNSFVMFVSSVVPNYILGYAAVIAFTALFFLFCGYFMNSHDIPLYWKWMNKVSTMTYPYEGLLMNQYQTNQTFGYDPNMKPVTGFGILSSLEISTVEFKKWENVIIMIGWAAFYRLCFYIVLRFGSKNKRT